The window TTACTGAAATGCTGCCAAGCTTGCAAAGTCAGGCATCAAAGGTTTTTAACGGTAATAAGAACTCTATGCGGGACGCGCTGGGAATGGCTTATGCCAATTACAACAGTTGCCTTAACAGAAAGAACCGCCAGCTGTCAATAGGGGAGTTAACTAATTTCATAAAGTACCGCGCGACAGAGTTGAACAATGGTACACGCCCTCACTTCGGGAACATCTCTAAAAATCGAACAAACGATGTCTATTACAGGCCAGCTTATTTAGACGGCAAAGTTGAGCGGTTATATTTTGAACACGAGAATGACGATTGGGAAGAAGGCGATTACGGTTATCTGGGATATCAGACTCGAGTGCCCTCGAATGAAAACGATATCCTGTTCAACATCGACTTCGGAAAATTCCGCAAACAGTTAAACGGCATCGACAGGGAACTGCTCGACTTGCTTGTTGTTGGCTGCAACCCAACAGAGATTTCACGTGTTATGATGCTGTCATACGGCGTTGTTAAAGATCGGTTAACCTCGATCGGTCAAAAGTATGATGAGTTCTTTCAGCGTGAATAGCGGTGGTTTGAGTATCATCGGGGGAAGTATAACAGCTTCCCCTGGGGGATGAGATAGTCGGCATCAGTCTTCTTATACCATTAAAGGGATTGTAATTGTCGTTGAGTAGAAAATATAATTGATGTTGGACACCCGGGGGTCGGATTGGCCGGTTTTAACCCGACCCGTGACAACATATCTCTGGTTTGGACACTGATTACCCATTTTTTATGATGCAAGTCGATACCTGCATAAAGTGTCTGCCCAGTCCAATCGGTCTGTGTTCTTTCCATGGTTATCCTCCATTCTAAAGCTGTTAGTTCCAACAATGTAATATAATAATGTCGAAACACAACATCGACCATTAAACATAGCTTATACCATTAATAGGAAAGAGAATTGATGTTTCTATAACTTCAACTCATAATCTCCTAAACCCATTGTAGTACTTTTACCTAATCCGGTATACTGTCCAACTTCCAACAAGTACAACAAATCAGGTGGGCAGTCATTTATCGTCAAATTTCCTGTTACGCCACTTATACTAATAGTTTTACTCTGACGGCTTGAATATCGAATCGCTTTTACTCTACTATAATCCTTTACGGTTTCAAGCAATTCAGCTTTTTGAAGTATTCCTTTATAATCTAAATCCAATTCTCTGTCATGGAAAAAATATGATAGATTGCTTGCCCTTCTTAAAAGCGTTGCAATTATATCACGGAAATCTGGCTTATAATTAGATTTGCCTGCTGTAGTAATTTTCAAAGGCGATTTGAAATGCAATGCGATTTTACTAATCTCAGTTCTATCATTGTTAATAACTACCGGATGAGCAAAACCGACATAGTTTTTCTTAAGGTCGGACCATGGCTTTTCGCTTTTAGATAGATTATCACTCAATGATATTATCTCTGCTTTACCTCGCTCTCCTTGGTATTTTCTACCAATACCAGCTTCAAAGCCGCTTTCGAGACTTAGCAGAACCATTAGCAGATTAGCCGCTGTCTTGCCAAACAAAGTTAAACCAATCTCAATCACAGTACCTTCTTTTAATTCGGGCTTATCCCAGGGATAGACAGCAACCCTTATCGGATGAGGCGACTGAGGATATAATTTCATACGTTTACTGTCTGGCGGAACGGGCGATTCATATATCATGCCATAAGCGCATGAATGAACAAGAAAACACTTATTGCAATTTCGATGAGCCATTACACAGGAATAATCTTTCAGCTTATACCCAATTATTCCATGAATAACACTGCCGGGGAAAGAGTTCCATTTTATAGCACGCGTAACTTTGACCTTAATGGTTACCGAAATCAAAGGTAGATTAATACCAATTAGACTGTCATTCATTTTGACTCCTACTCTATCCCAATAGCTGCGATCTCATCAATATTCATCTTGGCAAATTTCACTATTTTTCCGTCTATGCCAAATACTCCCGAAAATATGCTGTATAGTTTTTCATACTTATATTTATCAAGTTGATCTATGCCATGAGCCAATATAGACCTGTTCCTTAAGTTCAATATTTTAACAATATCTTCCTCGTTCTCAAAATACAATTTGCCGAATTCATCATCTGATTTATAAAGCTGTTTGAAAGCATCATAACAACCTAAATCAACGACTTCACCTTTCTTTTTCTTACACTGATGTTTGCTCTTTAACTCATCGACTAATTTTTCAAAAGGGAAATTCGAGGTCCCCTGACCATACAGTTTGTAAAATTGAGCTTGGGCTACCATCTCTAAAGCGCGATACAAGCGGGCAATTGCATCATCAAATCGACCCTCTTCCGCTCGACGGCTGGCGTTAGCTACTAATTCCTCAACCATCGGTAATGATATATCTTCGGTTTTAAGACTTTCCAGATAATCAATATTGTCAGATACCTGTTTGATGAAACCGGACATCTTATCAATTTCAGCCGGATACTTACTGTATAATTGCCGTAATCTGTTGATATCAGAGTTTAAATTATGGAAACAGTTTTTAAATTTAAACAAATCCCTGTTTTGGTAAACTGTCGTAATACTCTTTAATATTTTAAATATATCTTGAAGCTCTTTGCCGCCTTTAGCGATTATATCATCGCAAATATCAATAGCCGGCGAGAAACGATAGCTGTTGAAAAACTCGCAAAATCTCTCTTTCTGAGTTTTGGCGATTATATCATAAGGATGAGAGTTATAAACTATTTTTTCCGAGCCATCAACAACTATTCCGCGGCCATCCTTAGTGCGAAACTCGCCAGATACATATGATACTTTGACACCTAAATCGATAGCCGCTAACAGAAGCGCGGCACTCATTATCTTGGTGCCTCCGGTCGGGTCGGCTATTATATCCTTGCTTTCAAGACCTGTGGTACGGATGTCTTCAAACGCCTCAATACATTTGCGGTAGCATTTTGGCAAATCAGCAGGATCCTTGATAGGAAAGGATTTCTCTACCCCATGAAATTCATTCTTGAAAACTGCATTTTTAATTTCGGGAATCTGGTCTTGAGTAACAGTGGATGGGATAAAATATATATAACCCGGGTTATGTTCTTTTAAGCTCTTAATGATAGGTTTAGGCGTACCGCCAATTGTTAAAACTAATACTGTATTATTTTTCATAATCTCACTCGCTTTTTTTTATTTTTTTCTTTGATGCATTCGCCTAAATACCTCACACCGCAATAAAATATTATTACTAAAAGTATAACTTCCATGCAGCCTCCTTTTTTACAGGTATTCCACCTGTGTTAATTTTAATCCCTTCTTAGTCAGGGTATCTATTCTTACGATGACAGAGAACGATATTAACGAGGTGCATCACGCATGTCTTAATCCCTTCTTAGTCAGGGTATCTATTCTTACCTCAAATACGCTTGATAATTTACAAGTAATGTGTATGACGTGTCTTAATCCCTTCTTAGTCAGGGTATCTATTCTTACAATTACAAAATTACGATCTCAAAACCAAACAACTAATTTTGGGTCTTAATCCCTTCTTAGTCAGGGTATCTATTCTTACAGAAACAAAAATCGGAGGAAAAAATGGAAACGACAGAAAAAACGGTCTTAATCCCTTCTTAGTCAGGGTATCTATTCTTACTTGAGAGCTATGGCAGCGTCGCCATGTATCGCAGGTTCATGTCTTAATCCCTTCTTAGTCAGGGTATCTATTCTTACTAGTATTCGCCTGAAATTCCGCTAACGTCCACACTGAATGTCTTAATCCCTTCTTAGTCAGGGTATCTATTCTTACAAAAATATTTCGTAAGTGAGTCCCGACTGAAGAAGGATTTGTGTCTTAATCCCTTCTTAGTCAGGGTATCTATTCTTACTTATATAAATAAAGATTCCACTAATGTAGACGCGATACTTTGTCTTAATCCCTTCTTAGTCAGGGTATCTATTCTTACTACGACAGGTGGTTACGACAGCAACCCTTTAAAAAAGGAGAGTCTTAATCCCTTCTTAGTCAGGGTATCTATTCTTACTTTTGTTCTCCCTTGTTTTTTGTATCTATAAATCCTTTGCCCCGTCTTAATCCCTTCTTAGTCAGGGTATCTATTCTTACTGACATACAGTTAACAATGCGTCCATTCTATGATGGAAAGTCTTAATCCCTTCTTAGTCAGGGTATCTATTCTTACCTGCTATAACTACCGTTTCTCCCCCCAAAAACTGTCCAGTAGTCTTAATCCCTTCTTAGTCAGGGTATCTATTCTTACACTCCCAACTTGTATAATTCATTTTCGCCTCTTCTGTTTGGTCTTAATCCCTTCTTAGTCAGGGTATCTATTCTTACCCCATAATAAGATAGAAAAAAAGTTGTATAATATACATTGTCTTAATCCCTTCTTAGTCAGGGTATCTATTCTTACCCAAGAGGTCAATGATGATGGCGATAGAATCAGTTACTATATCTGCGGGTCTTAATCCCTTCTTAGTCAGGGTATCTATTCTTACAGAGGAATTGGAAAGGAAAATAGAAAATGGGGGCGGGTGATAACGTCTTAATCCCTTCTTAGTCAGGGTATCTATTCTTACTGCTCATCAAATATCTTTTTGCCTTTCAACAGTTTCCATCGTCATTTCGGTAAACATATAATTTTTCAAACAGAATGTCAATATAATCCTTCCCTATAAAAAACTATTCTGTTGTCAATGAACAAGTTATCAATTCAGGAAACCACAACAAAAAACACTGCTATTTGAGGTTTCCCGATGTTTTCATATTATGTAAACATCCGGTTCATCCATTGGTTTTATTTCTTTGCCTAAAATGCTGATTTTCTTTTTACACGATTCGCAAATAAGATAAATGCGAATGGAATCATCACCGTTCAATTTAACTTTGTCTTTTAATCTGGTTAGACATTTTTGCCAAATTTCATTATCCAAACCCGGCAGTTCAAACACCGACTCTTGAACTCGAACACCATAATCAGCTAAGATTTTCGATGTTTTCAACCGTTGTTTATTATCCGAAATATCATAGCTCACAAGATAATTCATCATTGCGCCTTAAATGTATAATAATCAGGATATTCTTTTTTTTCAAGGCATACTTCTCTTAATGTGTCAACCTGAGTTCTAAGGATGTTCATAAAACCGCTGCTTTTAATATGTTCATCCCACTGTTTAAAGAATTTTTTAATTCCATTACTATCAAGTCTAAAGCCTCCATCCTCGGAAGGTTGGAAATCATCTTTTTTCATTATGCCAAGATTGAAAAGCCTGACAACAAACCGGTCAACGATAGGCGCTCTGAAAACTTCTACTATATCAATAGCCAGGGATGGTCGCCCATAAGCTGTTTTATGATAGAAGCCAAGGTATGGATCGAATCCTACAGCGTTTAGATGCGATTGTATTAAGAAACCTAAAAGCACATAACAAAACGATAACAGCGCATTAGATGGGTCTTTGGGCGGTCGTTTGCTTCTTTTATTAAAAACAGATTGGTCAATAAAAACGCTTCTAAAAGCATTAAAATATGCGCTTGCGGCGATACCTTCAACACCATTTAAAGCGGCTTGGCTATTTTGTTTTTCGATGCTGCCAATCTGTTTTTCAATTTGCCGAATTTGATTGCTTAAATCTATATCGCGCTTATTCCACACAAATTGTTTTAATACTTCTTTTGAATTATCAAGTTTTGCTTCTAACAATCTTTTTGCCTGCTTATGACAAATCGAATCATCGGAAAACAGCTTGAATTGACTCATTCGCAAAAGGATATTTTTAGAAAGAGGCGGCGTAAATTGCCCGAAAATCTTTCCCGATTGAGTAAGTAAAGCCAATTCGACACCGTGATTCAACAGAAGTTTTAATGCTTGCGTAGTGAATTGTATATTACCGTAGAGCAGAACATTATTTACTCTATGCGCGCTTATTTTAATCAGCGTTTCGCCTTTCTTTTCAACAATAATTTGATTGCCTGCTTTTCTCAGGTAGGCACCTTGTTCTGTCAAATAAAGATTAGCCGCTAAACATCACCATTTAATCATGCACGGAACTACATAAGCATAACAGTTTTGCACAACTCTATCATCGCCCGGAGCTATACCCTCAACTATTCTGCCGTAATAATCCTTAATAGAGTTATTTGTTTTGAACGCGGCGCCGGCTTCCATCTGCAGCAGCGGTTTTTTAAATGGATTTGAGAAAACGCCCTCGCCAAGCTTGCCGTATTTTGTGCGAAGCCTGAAGCGTGCGTCAGTTGGGTCATCCGCCGCGGGTGTCATAGATGACAGCGACACAAAGCCGTTAGCGTTATTAAATCTGCCGAAACGTTCGAACTCTTCTATGCTCTCAACTTCGAACGCTCCCAAGCCGACAGATTTATCTTTTCCAAAACCAATTTCCGACACATTCTTCAGAAGCGACACAACTTTGTCATGCCAGTCCGGTTCGCAGCGAAGGTATATATTGAGCTTGCTGTTGCCGGTCAGGCAATAGGCTTCAGTTTCATACAAGCCTCTTGAATCGTCTTTACCGCCGGTTGTATTGGTTATTCTGTTTAGTGAAGCATGCTCTGTCAACACTGGTTCCCAGGGATCATCGCATGGTTTATCAACAGCTTTTTCTCCATGGCATACGCTGATAAAATCATCAAGCGAATAGTAAGGCGCTTTTTTCTGCTTTTTACCGGCGGTATAATCATCAAGAGATTCTGATTGTTTAAACCCTAAATCCAGTAAAGGACGAGGCATTTTATTGTCAGGAAACCCGTCCGACAAAATAAATGGCGGCTTACCCTGCCTGAATGGTAACAGGAAATCATCGATGCTAATACCCAAAGCTCCGTAAGCGACCTGCCAGCAAAGATGCCCGAAAATAGTATCAGACTGCCATTGCGTGCCGGCTGAGGAGTTGAGTATTATAGTTATCTGATAATCTTTCATCACCAGCTCAAAGATTTAAGATATTCGCTCATAGGTTTGCCATCGCCGGCAGTAATTTTGACTTTGCCATAGCCGCGCGTACCGCATCCGCCAAGGTAGTCATTTTCGAGCATATCGAAAGCATCGGCGAGTTTTTCGGTGTATTCTTTGCGTATTGCAGGAGTGTCTTCCTCGAACAAACGGATTGAGATAGAGAAGTTTACAAATGAACCTTCCGGTATTCTCTCAACTGGTCTGGGTCCGCTCTTCGCAACTTTGCCTGATTTTCTGTCCATAGCAATTTCAGATTTAGTTTCTGCTAATGTCCCAGGCAAATATTCTTCTAATTGTTCTTCTGAGTCTTTCCTCAGTTTTGCATCTCTAAAAATCAATCTGGTTGGTTCTACTTTAGGATTTTGCTGATTACCACAACCAAAAAGCTTACATATAAAACATTCACCACAATCACAAGGTTTACCAAAATCTTGGCTAGTTTTGCTATATTTTAATTCGAGCAAAGACCTTAATTTACCTTTTATTGATGAACCTGGAATATAAGGCATTCTGCTAATGGGATGTCGTATAATCGGGTTATCAGTTTCTCCCATTCCAACTGATTCTTTTGTTCCACCAATTTTTAAACCTGTTAAACACTCAATTTGTCCATTTATAGTCTTAAAACCTTCAAGTTTCATTTATCCTCCTGTTTTTGTCTCATCCTTGCTACAATTGATGTTAAATATTCAACAAAACCCTGAAATTCCCGGATATTTTTCACAGCGATCTCTCCATGTAATTTTACAAAATTAAGAAAGGTTCTTGGAATTACATTTCGATTTACTAAATACTCAGTGTCTCTCCAGAAACGATAGAAATTTTCTCTGACATAACCCAATGGAGTATTTTTCCTAGTTTTTAATCTCAAGTCAATAGCTTTAAGAAAATTAAATAGGTGTCTGATTTTAGTTTGCGTCATAGATTCTTTTTTTAATAATTTAGTCATGTATTCAGCAGATTCAATAAATATCTCCCTCTTTAAAAAGCCATCATCGTTATAAAACCCATCTTTAAATATACAGCTCTCTGGAATGGTTGGTTTATCCCGCGGTTTGCCATAGCTTTTTTTGCTATAATTTTGGCCACCTTTGTGGGGATTATCTTGCCTTTTTTTGACGTAATCTTGAGCACACATTATACAATAATCCTTCCCAGGCAATGCTTCTTTTCCACAAACTTTACATTTTGCCATATTAATTCCTTTATTTAGTTTTAGTTAATGCATATTCGCAAATAAAAGGCAGCGTCCTCGAATCTTTATTCTCTGGATTTGTGAACGCCTGAGCCCACTTCTTAGCTTCTTTTTGGCTATCTGTTCTATTACCCCAATTTCGTGTTAGATCGTATATCATCTGAGGAATAACCC of the Candidatus Zixiibacteriota bacterium genome contains:
- the cas1 gene encoding CRISPR-associated endonuclease Cas1, yielding MTEQGAYLRKAGNQIIVEKKGETLIKISAHRVNNVLLYGNIQFTTQALKLLLNHGVELALLTQSGKIFGQFTPPLSKNILLRMSQFKLFSDDSICHKQAKRLLEAKLDNSKEVLKQFVWNKRDIDLSNQIRQIEKQIGSIEKQNSQAALNGVEGIAASAYFNAFRSVFIDQSVFNKRSKRPPKDPSNALLSFCYVLLGFLIQSHLNAVGFDPYLGFYHKTAYGRPSLAIDIVEVFRAPIVDRFVVRLFNLGIMKKDDFQPSEDGGFRLDSNGIKKFFKQWDEHIKSSGFMNILRTQVDTLREVCLEKKEYPDYYTFKAQ
- the csm3 gene encoding type III-A CRISPR-associated RAMP protein Csm3 — translated: MKLEGFKTINGQIECLTGLKIGGTKESVGMGETDNPIIRHPISRMPYIPGSSIKGKLRSLLELKYSKTSQDFGKPCDCGECFICKLFGCGNQQNPKVEPTRLIFRDAKLRKDSEEQLEEYLPGTLAETKSEIAMDRKSGKVAKSGPRPVERIPEGSFVNFSISIRLFEEDTPAIRKEYTEKLADAFDMLENDYLGGCGTRGYGKVKITAGDGKPMSEYLKSLSW
- a CDS encoding TIGR02710 family CRISPR-associated protein, with product MKNNTVLVLTIGGTPKPIIKSLKEHNPGYIYFIPSTVTQDQIPEIKNAVFKNEFHGVEKSFPIKDPADLPKCYRKCIEAFEDIRTTGLESKDIIADPTGGTKIMSAALLLAAIDLGVKVSYVSGEFRTKDGRGIVVDGSEKIVYNSHPYDIIAKTQKERFCEFFNSYRFSPAIDICDDIIAKGGKELQDIFKILKSITTVYQNRDLFKFKNCFHNLNSDINRLRQLYSKYPAEIDKMSGFIKQVSDNIDYLESLKTEDISLPMVEELVANASRRAEEGRFDDAIARLYRALEMVAQAQFYKLYGQGTSNFPFEKLVDELKSKHQCKKKKGEVVDLGCYDAFKQLYKSDDEFGKLYFENEEDIVKILNLRNRSILAHGIDQLDKYKYEKLYSIFSGVFGIDGKIVKFAKMNIDEIAAIGIE
- the csm2 gene encoding type III-A CRISPR-associated protein Csm2, giving the protein MAKCKVCGKEALPGKDYCIMCAQDYVKKRQDNPHKGGQNYSKKSYGKPRDKPTIPESCIFKDGFYNDDGFLKREIFIESAEYMTKLLKKESMTQTKIRHLFNFLKAIDLRLKTRKNTPLGYVRENFYRFWRDTEYLVNRNVIPRTFLNFVKLHGEIAVKNIREFQGFVEYLTSIVARMRQKQEDK
- the cas2 gene encoding CRISPR-associated endonuclease Cas2, whose amino-acid sequence is MNYLVSYDISDNKQRLKTSKILADYGVRVQESVFELPGLDNEIWQKCLTRLKDKVKLNGDDSIRIYLICESCKKKISILGKEIKPMDEPDVYII
- the cas6 gene encoding CRISPR system precrRNA processing endoribonuclease RAMP protein Cas6 — encoded protein: MNDSLIGINLPLISVTIKVKVTRAIKWNSFPGSVIHGIIGYKLKDYSCVMAHRNCNKCFLVHSCAYGMIYESPVPPDSKRMKLYPQSPHPIRVAVYPWDKPELKEGTVIEIGLTLFGKTAANLLMVLLSLESGFEAGIGRKYQGERGKAEIISLSDNLSKSEKPWSDLKKNYVGFAHPVVINNDRTEISKIALHFKSPLKITTAGKSNYKPDFRDIIATLLRRASNLSYFFHDRELDLDYKGILQKAELLETVKDYSRVKAIRYSSRQSKTISISGVTGNLTINDCPPDLLYLLEVGQYTGLGKSTTMGLGDYELKL